In Fimbriiglobus ruber, a genomic segment contains:
- a CDS encoding glycoside hydrolase family 15 protein, which translates to MAGRIEDYALIGDCETAALVGRDGSIDWLCLPRFDSPACFAALLGTPDNGRWQIAPAGEVRATRRAYRQDTLVLDTEFETADGTVAVTDFMPHVRGAAPDLVRIVRGVRGRVRVRSEFIIRTDYGSIVPWVRREDGGIVAIAGPVAIRLTSPVETRGENFTTVAEFDVAEGETVPFVMTGYRSYDPPPPKIDPHAELTDTVARWRKWADRCHYKGPWRDLVVRSLLTLKALTYAPSGGIVAAATTSLPEHIGGVRNWDYRYCWLRDATLALLAFLHAGYTNEASDWQQWLLRSVAGDPTKTQIMYGLGGERRLTEYEIPWLTGYEGSKPVRVGNAAHEQFQLDVYGELSDAMYHARLAGLSPEMNGWNLERALVRFVEKAWDQPDEGLWEVRGPRQHFTHSKVMAWVALDRAIKSAQKWHLEGPVDCWKKVRREIHDRICRDGFDANLNSFVQAFGSKELDASLLMIPLVGFLPASDPRVAGTVAAVERTLLKNGFVARYDTSKTKDGLPPGEGAFLACTFWLADNYALAGRTDEARELFERLAGLCNDVGLLSEEYDPVAKRQVGNFPQAFSHVGLVNTAMNVATPHACPASRRSKG; encoded by the coding sequence ATGGCAGGACGAATCGAGGATTACGCGCTGATCGGGGATTGCGAGACCGCCGCCCTGGTCGGCCGCGACGGGTCGATCGACTGGCTCTGCCTGCCGCGATTCGATTCGCCCGCCTGTTTCGCCGCCCTGCTCGGCACCCCGGACAACGGCCGCTGGCAGATCGCGCCGGCCGGGGAAGTCCGGGCCACCCGCCGGGCGTACCGCCAGGATACCCTCGTCCTCGACACCGAGTTCGAGACGGCCGACGGGACCGTCGCCGTCACCGACTTCATGCCCCACGTCCGCGGTGCCGCGCCGGACCTGGTGCGGATTGTCCGCGGGGTTCGCGGGCGGGTGCGGGTGCGATCGGAATTCATCATCCGGACGGATTACGGCTCGATCGTCCCGTGGGTCCGCCGGGAGGACGGGGGCATTGTCGCCATCGCGGGGCCGGTCGCCATCCGACTGACGTCGCCGGTTGAAACCCGCGGGGAAAACTTCACCACCGTCGCGGAGTTCGACGTCGCGGAAGGCGAGACGGTGCCGTTCGTCATGACCGGCTACCGGTCGTATGACCCGCCGCCGCCGAAAATCGACCCGCACGCGGAACTGACGGACACCGTCGCCCGATGGCGTAAGTGGGCCGACCGGTGCCACTACAAGGGGCCGTGGCGGGATTTGGTCGTCCGGTCGCTGCTCACCCTCAAGGCACTCACGTACGCCCCGTCCGGCGGGATCGTGGCCGCGGCCACCACGTCTCTGCCCGAACACATCGGCGGCGTCCGCAACTGGGACTATCGGTACTGCTGGCTCCGCGACGCCACCCTGGCGCTGCTCGCGTTCCTGCACGCCGGGTACACGAACGAGGCCAGCGACTGGCAGCAGTGGCTCCTCCGGTCGGTCGCCGGCGACCCGACCAAAACGCAAATCATGTACGGGCTCGGCGGCGAGCGGCGCCTGACCGAGTACGAAATCCCGTGGCTAACCGGGTACGAAGGGTCGAAGCCGGTGCGGGTCGGGAACGCGGCCCACGAGCAGTTTCAACTCGACGTGTATGGGGAATTGAGCGACGCCATGTATCATGCCCGGCTCGCCGGCCTGAGCCCCGAGATGAACGGGTGGAATCTGGAACGGGCACTCGTCCGGTTCGTGGAAAAGGCGTGGGACCAGCCGGATGAGGGGTTGTGGGAAGTCCGCGGCCCGCGGCAGCACTTCACGCACTCGAAAGTGATGGCGTGGGTGGCCCTCGACCGGGCGATCAAGTCGGCCCAGAAGTGGCACCTGGAGGGGCCGGTTGATTGCTGGAAGAAGGTTCGCCGGGAGATCCACGATCGCATCTGCCGCGACGGCTTCGATGCCAACTTGAACTCGTTCGTGCAGGCTTTCGGGTCGAAGGAACTGGACGCGAGCTTGCTCATGATTCCGCTCGTCGGCTTCCTCCCGGCGAGCGACCCCCGCGTCGCGGGGACGGTGGCGGCGGTCGAGCGGACGCTACTCAAGAACGGGTTCGTGGCCCGGTACGACACGTCCAAGACCAAGGACGGCCTGCCGCCGGGCGAGGGCGCCTTCCTGGCGTGTACCTTCTGGCTGGCGGACAACTACGCCCTCGCCGGACGGACCGACGAGGCCCGCGAGTTGTTCGAGCGACTGGCCGGCCTGTGTAACGACGTGGGCTTGTTGAGCGAAGAATACGACCCCGTCGCGAAGCGGCAGGTCGGGAACTTCCCGCAGGCGTTTTCGCACGTGGGGCTGGTGAACACGGCCATGAACGTCGCCACCCCGCACGCCTGCCCCGCCTCTCGACGCAGCAAGGGGTGA
- a CDS encoding DJ-1/PfpI family protein, with product MAAKKILMLVGDYVEDYEVMVPFQTLLTVGHTVHAVCPGKEAGDKVRTAIHDFEGDQTYSEKRGHDFALTATFAGVRPEDYDALVIPGGRAPEYLRLNPQVIAIVKHFFAANKPVAAICHGPQILAAAGALKGRTCNAYPAVGPDIALCGGTFAEVPIDGAHVDGNLVTAPAWPAHPAWLRAFLKVLGTKIEA from the coding sequence GTGGCCGCGAAGAAAATCCTGATGCTGGTCGGCGATTACGTGGAAGACTACGAGGTGATGGTGCCGTTTCAGACCCTCCTGACCGTCGGCCACACGGTCCACGCGGTCTGTCCCGGGAAAGAAGCGGGCGACAAAGTGCGCACGGCGATCCACGACTTCGAGGGCGATCAAACGTATTCCGAAAAGCGCGGGCACGATTTCGCCCTGACCGCGACCTTCGCGGGCGTCCGGCCCGAGGACTACGACGCCCTGGTGATCCCCGGCGGCCGGGCGCCGGAATACCTGCGGCTGAACCCGCAAGTGATCGCGATTGTGAAGCACTTCTTCGCCGCGAACAAGCCGGTTGCGGCGATCTGCCACGGCCCGCAAATCCTCGCGGCGGCCGGCGCCCTCAAGGGCCGGACGTGCAACGCGTACCCGGCGGTCGGGCCGGACATCGCCCTGTGCGGCGGGACGTTCGCCGAGGTGCCGATCGACGGCGCCCACGTCGACGGCAACCTCGTCACCGCCCCGGCCTGGCCGGCCCACCCGGCGTGGCTGCGGGCGTTTCTCAAGGTGCTGGGGACAAAGATCGAGGCGTAA
- a CDS encoding DUF1810 domain-containing protein, which translates to MADANASGAGDPHDLNRFLQAQEGDYEQALAEIKRGHKRSHWMWYIFPQYDGLGFSSTSKHYAIKSLAEADEYLKHPVLGPRLLACCEAALGVEGSSALQIFGSPDDMKLKSCATLFAHVSPPGSVFDRLLEKYFQGERDDRTLSLIGKPSEPRPGEFK; encoded by the coding sequence ATGGCAGACGCGAACGCATCCGGCGCTGGCGATCCGCACGACCTGAATCGCTTTCTTCAGGCGCAGGAAGGGGATTACGAGCAGGCACTTGCCGAGATCAAACGTGGCCACAAGCGATCGCACTGGATGTGGTACATTTTCCCCCAGTACGACGGACTCGGGTTCAGTTCGACTTCAAAGCATTACGCGATTAAGAGTCTCGCGGAAGCTGACGAGTACCTGAAACACCCCGTACTCGGCCCGCGGCTCTTGGCCTGCTGCGAGGCGGCCCTCGGCGTCGAGGGGAGTTCCGCGCTCCAGATCTTCGGCTCCCCGGACGACATGAAGCTGAAATCGTGTGCGACCTTGTTCGCGCACGTGTCGCCCCCGGGTTCGGTGTTCGACCGGCTGCTTGAGAAGTATTTCCAGGGAGAGCGCGACGACAGAACGCTCAGCCTGATAGGTAAGCCCTCCGAGCCCCGGCCGGGGGAATTCAAGTAA
- a CDS encoding Uma2 family endonuclease: MSQTEIRTGFDTIDDLLESLGGISPKRVRLFPSPGTATEEDVVRIHDTEDRLCELIDGTLVEKTMGAKESAVALELMVLIGMFSKQSGNLGLLLGADGTMQLMRGLVRIPDGSFTRWDRLPARKYPAEPVPNLVPDLAIEVISPSNTTREMDRKLDDYIQVGVRLVWYVDPATRTIRVYTGNTDPIELTEADTLDGGDVLLGFRVPVKQLFELL; encoded by the coding sequence GTGTCCCAGACCGAAATCCGCACGGGCTTTGATACGATCGATGACTTACTCGAAAGTCTGGGCGGCATCTCGCCCAAGCGGGTCCGCCTGTTCCCGTCCCCGGGTACAGCCACGGAAGAGGACGTTGTCCGCATCCACGATACGGAAGATCGGCTGTGTGAGCTGATTGACGGAACGCTGGTGGAGAAGACCATGGGCGCGAAGGAATCAGCCGTTGCGCTGGAACTCATGGTGCTGATCGGCATGTTTAGTAAGCAATCCGGCAACCTCGGACTGCTACTGGGCGCGGATGGCACGATGCAGTTGATGCGTGGGTTGGTGCGAATCCCGGACGGTTCGTTTACCCGCTGGGACCGCCTGCCGGCCCGGAAATATCCGGCCGAGCCCGTGCCAAACCTCGTGCCCGACCTCGCAATCGAAGTGATTAGCCCCAGCAATACGACTCGGGAAATGGATCGCAAGCTCGACGACTATATTCAAGTCGGCGTGCGGCTCGTGTGGTATGTCGACCCGGCGACGCGAACCATCCGCGTCTACACCGGCAACACTGACCCGATCGAGCTTACGGAGGCCGATACTCTGGATGGCGGCGATGTGTTGCTGGGCTTCCGTGTGCCTGTGAAACAATTATTTGAATTGCTTTAG
- a CDS encoding Uma2 family endonuclease codes for MAQTAPDYVFETVGDLLESLGGIPPGRVHLVPHPGTATVEDVIRIHDRENRLCELVDGTLVEKTAGARESFLALELAFHVQSFNAQSGNRGMLLGADGAFRLMRGLVRIPDCSFTRWDRLPGGKVPAEPIPDLIPDLAIEVLSSENGTREMERKLKEYILCGVRLVWYADPATRTVRVFSGSTDATELTEVDVLDGADVLPGFRLPVRQLFAKL; via the coding sequence GTGGCCCAGACTGCACCTGATTATGTCTTCGAAACGGTCGGCGACTTACTCGAAAGCCTGGGCGGTATCCCGCCCGGGCGCGTCCATTTGGTCCCGCACCCGGGAACGGCGACGGTCGAGGATGTCATCCGAATCCACGACAGGGAAAATCGACTGTGCGAGTTGGTCGACGGGACACTTGTTGAAAAGACAGCCGGAGCCCGCGAGTCTTTCCTCGCACTCGAACTCGCATTCCACGTTCAAAGTTTTAACGCCCAATCCGGCAACCGCGGGATGCTTCTCGGCGCGGACGGTGCGTTTCGATTGATGCGCGGGTTGGTGCGAATCCCGGACTGCTCGTTCACCCGCTGGGACCGTCTACCGGGCGGGAAAGTGCCAGCCGAGCCAATCCCAGATCTCATTCCCGATCTCGCGATCGAAGTCCTCAGTTCCGAAAACGGCACCCGCGAGATGGAACGGAAACTCAAGGAATACATCCTCTGCGGGGTGCGGCTCGTGTGGTACGCCGACCCGGCGACGCGGACCGTCCGCGTTTTCTCCGGCTCGACCGACGCAACGGAACTCACCGAGGTCGACGTGCTGGACGGAGCCGACGTGCTGCCGGGCTTTCGGTTGCCCGTGAGGCAGCTTTTCGCGAAACTATGA
- a CDS encoding 2-isopropylmalate synthase: protein MTPSTDPNRVLIFDTTLRDGEQSPGCSMNLNEKLEIAHALKDLGVDVIEAGFPIASPGDFESVQEIARQVHGPVICGLARCNPADIDRAAEAVKESSRPRVHVFLATSAIHREFKLRMTPEEVVRRAVEGVKRAKGYVDDVEFSPEDAARTELNFLSEVVEKAIEAGATTLNIPDTVGYAVPTHYANVIRHLKKTVRGIDDVVLSVHCHNDLGLAVANTLAALHEGARQVECTINGIGERAGNTALEEVVMALRTRQDFYGLTTGINTRFLFSTSRKLSHVTGMQVQRNKAIVGQNAFAHEAGIHQDGMLKERSTYEIMRPEDLGIPKTELVLGKHSGRHALRQRIVDLGYHLTDDQLNKVFDAFKALADRKKEVYDADIEALAENQLHNSSQKMWTLQAFTCNAGTGTLPSAAVCLWRSDGTICKDAAVGDGPVDAVFKALDRITGTHIHVVDYRIRAVTIGTDAQGEAYVEADHGGRRMSARAVSTDIVEASAMAYLEIINRLVSRQTRDRLKPTDHVPQELVPAN from the coding sequence ATGACTCCGTCCACCGACCCGAACCGCGTCCTGATTTTCGACACCACGTTGCGCGACGGGGAGCAGAGCCCTGGGTGCAGCATGAATCTCAACGAAAAGCTCGAGATCGCGCACGCACTCAAAGACCTCGGGGTGGACGTCATCGAGGCCGGGTTCCCGATCGCCTCGCCGGGCGACTTCGAGTCGGTCCAGGAGATCGCGCGGCAGGTCCACGGGCCGGTCATCTGCGGGCTCGCCCGGTGCAACCCGGCCGACATCGACCGGGCGGCCGAGGCGGTCAAGGAGTCGTCTCGACCCCGCGTCCACGTGTTCCTCGCGACCAGCGCCATTCACCGCGAGTTCAAGCTGCGGATGACGCCGGAGGAAGTCGTCCGGCGGGCGGTCGAGGGGGTCAAGCGGGCCAAGGGGTACGTGGACGACGTCGAGTTTTCGCCCGAGGACGCGGCCCGGACCGAACTCAACTTCCTGAGCGAAGTGGTCGAGAAGGCGATCGAGGCCGGGGCCACCACGCTGAACATCCCGGACACCGTCGGGTACGCCGTCCCGACCCACTACGCGAACGTGATCCGGCACCTCAAGAAGACCGTCCGCGGGATCGACGACGTCGTCCTCAGCGTCCACTGCCACAACGACCTCGGACTGGCCGTGGCGAACACCCTGGCTGCCCTCCACGAGGGCGCCCGGCAGGTCGAGTGTACGATCAACGGCATCGGCGAACGGGCCGGCAACACGGCCCTCGAAGAGGTCGTGATGGCCCTGCGGACGCGGCAGGACTTCTACGGCCTGACGACCGGCATCAACACCCGCTTCCTGTTCTCGACGAGCCGCAAGCTGTCGCACGTGACCGGGATGCAGGTCCAGCGGAACAAGGCGATCGTCGGGCAGAACGCGTTCGCCCACGAGGCCGGCATCCACCAGGACGGGATGCTGAAGGAGCGCAGCACGTACGAGATCATGCGGCCCGAAGACCTGGGCATCCCGAAGACCGAACTGGTCCTCGGCAAGCACAGCGGCCGGCACGCCCTCCGCCAGCGGATCGTCGACCTCGGCTACCACCTGACCGACGACCAGCTCAACAAGGTGTTCGACGCCTTCAAAGCCTTGGCCGACCGGAAGAAGGAAGTGTACGACGCGGACATCGAGGCGCTGGCCGAGAACCAGCTGCACAATTCGTCCCAAAAGATGTGGACCCTGCAAGCGTTCACGTGCAACGCGGGCACCGGCACGTTGCCGTCCGCGGCCGTCTGTCTGTGGCGGAGCGACGGGACCATCTGCAAGGACGCGGCCGTCGGCGACGGCCCGGTGGACGCCGTCTTCAAGGCCCTCGACCGGATCACCGGGACGCACATCCACGTGGTCGACTACCGCATCCGGGCGGTGACGATCGGGACGGACGCCCAGGGCGAAGCCTACGTCGAGGCCGACCACGGCGGCCGCCGGATGAGCGCCCGGGCGGTATCCACGGACATCGTCGAGGCGAGCGCGATGGCGTACCTGGAGATCATCAACCGGCTCGTCTCCCGCCAGACCCGCGACCGCCTCAAGCCGACCGACCACGTTCCCCAGGAACTCGTCCCGGCGAACTGA
- a CDS encoding phospholipase D family protein: protein MPEWYIAGAGAGVGFGVTILIAYAFEWLKRQFVTPPTVTAHYSPKGGCKDAVITEISHARREILVQAYSFSCKEIAQALVTAAGRGVTVRVLLDKSNEKETYSEIGDLEQHKIDLLIDASHAIAHNKIMIIDAATILTGSFNFTRQAELENAENLLVIKGHGALVDQYRQNFHAHRDHCLKPGTAANRPAAPGRVVQLQAA from the coding sequence ATGCCGGAGTGGTACATCGCCGGGGCCGGAGCCGGCGTCGGGTTCGGGGTTACGATTCTGATCGCTTACGCGTTCGAGTGGCTCAAGCGGCAGTTCGTGACGCCGCCGACCGTCACCGCGCACTATTCGCCCAAGGGTGGCTGCAAAGACGCCGTCATCACCGAGATCAGCCACGCGCGGCGGGAGATCCTGGTGCAAGCTTACTCCTTCTCGTGCAAGGAGATCGCCCAGGCGCTCGTCACCGCGGCCGGCCGCGGGGTGACGGTCCGCGTACTGCTCGACAAGTCGAACGAGAAGGAAACGTATTCCGAGATCGGCGACCTGGAGCAGCACAAGATCGACCTGCTCATCGACGCCTCCCACGCCATCGCGCACAACAAGATCATGATCATCGACGCCGCGACGATCCTGACCGGCAGCTTCAACTTCACCCGCCAGGCGGAGCTGGAGAACGCCGAAAATCTACTCGTCATCAAGGGGCACGGTGCCCTCGTCGACCAGTACCGCCAGAACTTCCACGCCCACCGCGACCACTGCCTCAAGCCCGGTACGGCCGCCAACCGGCCCGCCGCGCCCGGTCGCGTCGTGCAACTACAAGCGGCGTAA
- a CDS encoding putative sulfate exporter family transporter, translating to MKSWFRTEDTLAVVLGFLIVGLGLTPLVGVDLLGWAVAVKEWVDPAKALAPASGTYAALTGLGSLGATYAFLLVALSVGIATLGGKPGQFAVRFTVLFALAFACWTAGHYGYIAATPDKQKALGVEWSLGLTGEAGYLLALVGGLLIGNLSPRTAEWFKTASRSELYIKTGIVIYGAGLGVKAAEESSRAGVVLFRGLAAIVEAYLIYWALVYFVARKFFKFSREWAAPLASGISICGVSAAITTGAAIRARPVVPVMVSSLVVVFSVVEMLILPFAARTFLADEPMVAAAWMGLSVKTDGAAFASGTITESLVYAKAAENGHVYEKGWMTLTTTTVKVFIDLFIGVWAIVLGAVWAWKIDKQPGRGVPLADIWNRFPKFVFGYVLTFGVFLAVGLTHPEAVSAPKPTAHAPTAVKAEAKTEAAPPAKPPAVPALKRGTDQSDVFRRLFFVLTFFAIGLSANFKRLWAEGLGRLALVYVISLFGFVIWIGLAISWLFFHGVLPPLAPATGGS from the coding sequence ATGAAATCCTGGTTCCGCACCGAAGACACGCTTGCCGTCGTACTCGGGTTCCTGATCGTGGGACTCGGGTTGACCCCGCTCGTCGGCGTCGACCTGCTCGGGTGGGCGGTCGCGGTCAAGGAATGGGTCGACCCCGCGAAAGCACTGGCCCCCGCGTCCGGCACTTACGCCGCGTTGACGGGGTTGGGTAGCCTGGGGGCGACTTACGCATTCCTGCTCGTGGCTCTCTCGGTCGGCATCGCGACTTTAGGTGGCAAGCCGGGCCAGTTCGCCGTCCGGTTCACGGTCCTGTTCGCGCTCGCGTTCGCCTGCTGGACGGCGGGGCACTACGGGTACATCGCCGCGACGCCGGACAAGCAGAAGGCGCTCGGCGTCGAGTGGTCGCTCGGGCTGACCGGCGAGGCGGGATATTTGTTGGCCCTGGTGGGCGGGCTGCTGATCGGGAACCTGTCGCCGCGGACCGCGGAGTGGTTCAAGACCGCGTCCCGGTCGGAACTGTACATCAAAACCGGCATCGTCATTTACGGTGCAGGGTTGGGCGTCAAGGCAGCCGAGGAAAGTAGCCGCGCGGGCGTCGTGCTGTTCCGCGGGCTGGCCGCGATCGTCGAGGCGTACCTGATTTACTGGGCGCTGGTCTACTTCGTCGCCCGCAAGTTCTTCAAGTTCAGCCGCGAGTGGGCGGCGCCGCTGGCGTCCGGCATTTCGATCTGCGGCGTGTCGGCCGCGATCACCACGGGGGCCGCCATCCGTGCCCGCCCCGTCGTGCCGGTCATGGTGTCGTCGCTGGTCGTGGTCTTTTCGGTCGTCGAGATGCTGATCCTGCCGTTCGCGGCCCGCACGTTCCTGGCGGATGAACCAATGGTCGCCGCGGCCTGGATGGGGCTCTCGGTCAAGACGGACGGGGCGGCGTTCGCGTCCGGCACGATCACAGAATCACTGGTGTACGCGAAGGCGGCCGAGAACGGCCACGTTTACGAAAAAGGCTGGATGACGCTGACCACCACCACGGTGAAAGTGTTCATCGACCTGTTCATCGGCGTGTGGGCGATCGTTCTCGGGGCGGTGTGGGCGTGGAAGATCGACAAGCAGCCCGGTCGCGGCGTGCCGCTCGCGGACATCTGGAATCGGTTCCCGAAATTCGTGTTCGGGTACGTCCTGACGTTCGGCGTCTTCCTCGCGGTCGGCCTCACACACCCGGAAGCCGTCTCGGCACCGAAACCAACGGCGCACGCACCCACAGCCGTTAAAGCCGAAGCGAAGACGGAAGCCGCGCCCCCGGCCAAGCCGCCCGCCGTTCCCGCCCTGAAACGTGGGACCGACCAGAGCGACGTGTTCCGCCGGCTGTTCTTCGTCCTGACGTTCTTCGCGATCGGCTTGTCGGCGAATTTCAAGCGCCTGTGGGCCGAGGGGCTGGGGCGGCTCGCGCTGGTTTATGTGATCAGCCTGTTCGGGTTCGTGATCTGGATCGGGCTGGCGATTTCCTGGCTCTTCTTTCACGGCGTCCTGCCCCCGCTCGCGCCGGCTACCGGAGGATCGTGA
- a CDS encoding carboxymuconolactone decarboxylase family protein, producing MTTPRVATVAPVPEESATGKVAEIYADIKRTKGIAFVPNMWRVLATNPDHLELVWTRLKALMHPEAVGRPARLDPRTREIIALAVSATNGCAYCVNSHTAALRKLGMDVETLGEVLAIVGLFNSTNALADGYQIEPDVLPPLE from the coding sequence ATGACCACGCCGCGCGTTGCCACCGTCGCCCCGGTTCCCGAAGAGTCTGCGACGGGCAAGGTCGCCGAGATTTACGCGGATATTAAGCGAACCAAGGGAATTGCGTTCGTACCGAATATGTGGCGCGTCCTCGCTACGAACCCGGACCACCTCGAACTGGTCTGGACGCGGCTCAAAGCCCTGATGCATCCCGAAGCTGTCGGCCGCCCGGCGCGACTCGACCCGCGCACGCGGGAGATCATCGCGCTGGCCGTTTCGGCGACGAACGGGTGTGCGTACTGCGTGAACTCGCACACGGCCGCGCTACGGAAGTTGGGAATGGACGTGGAAACACTCGGCGAAGTGCTGGCCATCGTGGGGCTGTTCAACTCGACCAATGCCCTGGCCGACGGCTACCAAATCGAGCCGGACGTACTGCCCCCGTTGGAATAG
- a CDS encoding transposase, with product MSQSLSRILIHLVFSTKHREPFLGADSRERAFAYLAGTLNELNNPAILVGGMSDHVHLLFVLARSQPLSKVVEIVKKQSSKWAKEHVHPGFYWQTGYGAFSVSPSNIPDVKAYIANQEKHHNGLTFQDEFRELLRRHGVEWDEKYLWD from the coding sequence ATGTCCCAGTCTCTCTCACGGATTCTGATTCATCTTGTTTTCAGCACGAAACACCGCGAGCCGTTTCTCGGAGCCGATTCCCGCGAACGGGCGTTCGCCTATCTCGCCGGTACGCTCAACGAGTTAAACAACCCGGCAATTCTCGTCGGTGGAATGTCTGACCATGTGCATCTTCTCTTCGTGCTGGCGCGATCACAACCATTGAGTAAGGTGGTCGAGATCGTCAAAAAGCAGTCCTCGAAGTGGGCCAAGGAACACGTCCACCCGGGTTTCTATTGGCAGACTGGTTATGGGGCATTTTCAGTCAGCCCGTCGAACATTCCAGACGTTAAAGCCTACATTGCGAATCAGGAAAAGCACCACAACGGGCTTACTTTTCAGGATGAGTTCCGGGAACTGCTCCGCCGGCACGGGGTCGAATGGGACGAAAAATACTTGTGGGATTGA
- a CDS encoding phosphoenolpyruvate hydrolase family protein: MFSREEILSRLRAQIAAGKPIIGGGAGTGISAKCAELGGIDLIIIYNSGRFRMAGRGSMSGMMPYGDANQIVMDMAREVLPVVERTPVLAGVCGTDPFRIMKRFLLDVRDTGFSGVQNFPTVGLIDGQYRQNLEETGMSYVKEVEMIATARDLGLLTCPYVFTEGEAEAMAKAGADVLIPHMGLTTKGTIGAHTAMTLDDAARSVQRLHDAAKKVNPEILVLCHGGPISEPEDVRYVMQHTKGIVGFFGASSIERLPTEVAITGCVKQFKALPV, encoded by the coding sequence ATGTTCTCACGCGAAGAGATCCTCTCCCGCCTCCGCGCCCAAATCGCTGCCGGCAAGCCCATCATCGGCGGCGGCGCCGGCACCGGCATTTCCGCCAAGTGTGCCGAGCTAGGTGGCATCGACCTCATCATCATTTACAATTCGGGCCGCTTCCGCATGGCCGGCCGCGGGTCAATGTCCGGCATGATGCCCTACGGCGACGCCAACCAAATTGTCATGGACATGGCCCGGGAAGTTCTCCCCGTGGTCGAACGGACGCCGGTCCTGGCGGGCGTGTGCGGAACCGACCCGTTCCGGATCATGAAGCGGTTTCTGCTCGATGTCCGCGATACGGGCTTCAGTGGCGTGCAAAACTTCCCGACCGTCGGACTGATCGACGGGCAATACCGGCAGAACCTCGAAGAGACGGGAATGAGTTACGTGAAAGAAGTCGAGATGATCGCGACCGCCCGCGACCTCGGCCTGTTGACCTGCCCATATGTGTTCACCGAAGGCGAAGCGGAAGCGATGGCCAAGGCCGGGGCGGACGTCCTCATTCCGCACATGGGCCTGACCACGAAGGGCACAATCGGCGCGCACACCGCGATGACGCTCGACGACGCGGCCCGGAGCGTACAGCGCCTCCACGACGCGGCCAAAAAGGTGAACCCGGAAATCCTCGTCCTCTGCCACGGCGGTCCGATCTCCGAGCCGGAAGACGTCCGTTACGTGATGCAACATACCAAGGGCATCGTCGGCTTCTTCGGGGCGTCCAGCATCGAGCGGTTGCCGACCGAGGTGGCGATCACCGGGTGTGTGAAGCAATTCAAGGCGCTGCCGGTGTAG